The Pseudomonas viciae genomic interval CCTGGCCGTTCACGGCCTTGTCGGCGGTCAAGGTCAGACGGTCGGCGCTGATCACCCGGCCCTTGTTCTGGTTGTCGAGGGTGCCGGTGATGACGGTGGTCTGCCGCTGTCCGCTGAGGGTGCCGCCCTGGTTGTTCAGAGTCTGGGTGGTGGTGATGTCGAGGTCACGGCTGGCAATGATGTTCTTGCCGAGGTTGTTGAGGCGCTGCGCGCTGATGCTGATATCGGCGTCGGTGTTGCGGGTGTTATCGAGATTGACCCCGGCTTCGATGATGCCGTTGTTGGTCAACTGGCCGCCGCTGGCGAGGGTGATGCGGTCCTTGGCGACGAGGTTGTTCTGGCTGGTCAGGTCGCCCTGGGTTTGTATGTCCAGGGTGGTACCGGCGTAGACCGGGCCTTTGGTCTCCAGGCTCTGGGCCTTGACGTTGACCGCGCCGGTCGCCGCCGTGTCGACCATGCTCAGGTGCCCGTTGGCGTCGAGCTGGATGTCGCCACCGCTGGCGACCATTTTGCCGTCGAGTTTTACCCCGACACCGGCTTCGGTACCCACCAGTTTGATAGCGCCGGCGTACATGCCGCCGAGGGCCGAGGAATCGATCGCCAGTTGCGGGGCAGTGGCGGGATTGGCAGTGCGTGCCGTTGCTTTCAACGTCTGGGCATCGACATCGTTGGCGCCGGCGATGATCGCCAGGTTCTTCGCCTGGATCTCGGCATTGAGCCTGACCGAGCGGGTGATGATTTCGAAGCGGTCGATATTGTCGGCGTTAAGCCCGGCACCTTCGATGGAAACGCTGCCCTGGTCCACCTGATAACCCGACACCTGGCCGTTGGTAATCACCGCCTTGCCGGTGGTCAGGGTCGCCTGAGGTGTGTTGATAAAACCGCAGCCGCTGCAACTGATGCCATAAGGGTTAGCGACGATCACATGGGCCGACTGCCCCGCCACTTCGGTGTAGCCGCGTAACTGGCTGGGGTTACCGCCGTTGACTTCGTTGAGGATGGTCGTGGCGGCCGTGCCGTTGAAGTTCGGGTTACCGAGGATGATCCCGCCCAGTTGCGTGGGCTGGGTGCGGGCGGTGGCGTTGTTGAGGATCACACCGTTGCTGCCGACGTTGTAATCCTGGAATTGGTTGTGGGACAGGCCGCTGCCGTTGGGCCGGGCGATGTTGATGATGGGCACGCCATTGCCGGCTTGATCGAGCGTCGTCCCCGACGCGCTGACCACAATACCGTCCGCCTGCGCCCATAGCGGCTGCCAGAACATGACGTTCGCCAGCAGGAACGCCAAGCCGCGCTTGGGCAGTCCGAGGAAGTGCTCATGATTTTTCAGGGCAGCGGAAGGCTGGCGCGCAAGAAGCGCGAACTGGCGGACGTCCATGTCAGGAATCTCGAATCAGATGAAACGCAGGGTGAGAAGACGCTCAACTGCAAGGAGATCGTGTACGACGGGCAGCCACCCGGCCGGATACAGTCGGCAAGTGAAAACCTCGGTTTGATCCCCCCGAAACAAGCGGTAACATCAAAATGACATCGCGATGCTAAAGAGACAAAACAATGGCGTCAATTAAATTGCGGAAAATATTTCAGTCCCGATACATGCCGGAAAATCACCCTGCCGGGCGCGATCAAAGCCGACCGGGTCCTCTCGCCACAAGGGTTCTATCGTTCCCAGCTTCAGCGTGGGCAGGATTGGTAATTGCCGCAGAATCAGAAAAGATCCACGGTATGCGTCAGGTACACCCAGTGCCTGGATGCGTTTCTTGTCACGCTAAAAATTTCGCGACCTGAAACCACCGTCCTAGAGCCCAGTCAAAATGTTTTTTGGCGATCCGGATAGCCTTTAACGGATCTCCACTGTATTGAAAACCCTTCCCAAAGTGACTCACGAGCCGTGTTGAACTGTTTCAGTTGGCTTGCCATGCTGCGCATGCGATGGCATTAGCGGCAAAGGCAACCGCTGCCCCCTCACAAATGATCACCTTCAAATGCCTTTCGCTTCAGAAGCGATAAAGCCCCCATTTCACTCTCGCCGCAGGAGAGTGTGGGGAGCAATGCCGAACGCCTTGCGAAAAGCGTGGCTGAAATGAGAGAAGTCGGAGAAGCCGAAATCCAGCGCCGCCTGGGAAATACTGCGGACTTGACCGCGCTCAATCGCGTCGCGGCTCGCGAGCAATCGCGCCTTCCAAATTTCCGCGACCGGCGATTTCTGATGACGAGCGAAAGCACGCGTAACAGTGCGCGTGGAGACATGGTGAGCTTGAGCAATGCGTTCGAGCGACAGGTCCGCCTCGGTCAAATATTGGCGGATGTAATTCATGATCCGACCATACAGGTCCAACTCGTCATGAGTCTGCTTTAAATCCTGGAGTTCCAGGCTGACCACCAGAAGGTCGAGCAACGTGCTGGAGTAACGACTGGATACTCCTGTGTTCTGGAAGCCTAATGGCATACTCGCAGCCTGGCGTAGCATCTCGCGTAACGGAATCACCCCTGGACGACGATCATCCAGAACCACAGCGGTGCAATCTGCTATGCCGGGCAACCGCTGGCTGAGCAGTTGTCGCGGAATGCGGACAAGGTGATTGTCCGTACCACCGAAGCTGAATCTGAACGGCTGGGATGCGTCATAAAGAAACAGATCGTCCGCCGTCAGCTTCGTCCGTCGGTCAGCTTGCTCCAGTTCGCCATAACCGCTCCTGGTAAAGCCCAACCACAAATCGTCGTTAGGATCACTGCGTAAGTGCTGGGCGGACCGCTCCCAATAGTGCAAGGGTGCAGACAACGTGCAGATGTCCAATACGCCCATGCTATGTACCTCCAGCGCCCCGTCAAAATCGCTCTGCGCCAGCAGTTTGCTGTCTGCGTCCAGGCAGTGGTGACAAACCACTTCCTTCCAGTAATCGAACCGCAGGGGTGCCGTAACGGCAAGAGTTGAATACTGACATGTCTGGCTCATTGCATTCACCTCGCGGCGGCGGTTCAACAAAAAAGCTTGGTAACGTTTTTTGCGAGCAAAGCAATTAGCAGGCCATCTCCACAGCCTCATTCCCGCTGTCAGACACCTTGGAAGATAGCCGCCTGCGAACTCGGCTGGCGTTAAATAGGTAGATCCTTCCAACACTCCCCATGCCACTTCTCGGGGCGCCTCGCCCCCTTGTTTCACAAGCCCCGCACCATTGCTGCGCGCTGATATGCCGGCCTTTTTTACCTGTCCTTTTTAACCAAACGGTTGTCCATTCGAGCCAAGCACGTTTCATCTCCCCTGGATAATTTTCACTCCACACCGTGTCCCTACAAGCACGAATGATGAGGTGTCTCATGCATCCACGAGAACAGCAGCGACTGTCCGATTCATCCTGGTTTCTACAGAGATGGGACATGGCACCCGAAGAGTTTGCCACTTACCTACTACAGCTCGGGACCTTGGTGCTGCAACGCCGACGGAGTGGTACCCACCGCAAAACACCAACATCCACTGGGATGTAGAACAGCGAACCGTCCGTTTGAGACGGAAATAAAGGAGCCCCCATGGAATCTGCAATCGATAAACATCTCAAATGTCCCCGGACTTTGTCCCGTCGTGTTCACGACGATTACAAGCCGCCCTTCCCGATGTTTGTTGGGCGAGCTGACGAAAACGTGAAGCAAGTTGTGATGGCCTACCTCGGGGTGCAATTTCGCGACGAACAACGCGCCGCCGCCCTGCAGGCCATGCGCTACATTGACGCCAGCTTTGCCCTCGCCGATGGACCCGGGAATCACGACCTGACCTACCACCTCGACAATCAGGGTTATGGAAACTTCATCGCCGTGGGCTACTGGCGTGATCCCGCCGCCTATCACCGTTGGTTACTTTCAGCGCCTGTAGCCGACTGGTGGGGTGACGAGGCACGCCTGAGCGAGGGACTGGGGTATTTCCGCGAGGTCATCGCACCGCGCACCGATCAGTTCGAGACGTTGTATGCATTCAAGGAAGATTTGCCAGGTGTCGGTGCGGTCATGGACGGCATTAGTGGCGAGGTCGAAGAGCACGGCTACTGGGGTTCGGCACGCGACCGCTTTGCCATCTCACAGACCGATTGGATGCAACCGACCGGCGAACTACAAGTGATTTCCGGGGACCCGACCAAGGGCGGCAAGGTCGTGATACGCGGCCACGACAACCTGACGCTGATCCGTTCTGGACAGGACTGGGTCGAAGCCGGCGAGGAAGAGCGCGCGCTGTACTTCACCGAAATGCTCCCCCCTCTACAAGACGGCATGAACTTCCTGCGTGACGAGGGCCAGGCATTGGGCTGCTACAGCAATCGCTTCGTACGCAATGTCGACCTGGATGGCAATCTGCTCGACATCGCCTATGACATCGGTCACTGGCGATCGCTCGACAAACTGGAACGCTGGGCAGAATCCCATCCCACTCACTTGCGCATTTTCACCACGTTCTTTCGCGTGATCGGGGGCCTTTCGAAGCTGCGGCTGTATCACGAGGTCTCGGTAGCGGACGGTAGCCAGCAACTGTTCGAGTACATCAACTGCCATCCGCAGACCGGGATGATGCGCGACGCGCAAGTGTCGCCCACCTGACTCCATCGCTGACTCCACTTTTAGCCCTGCGCGTCGCCTGATTGGCGCCTGCGGGGCTCTTTTTGCCCGAAAAAAGGATCTTCGATCATGAAACAGTTCCGCTACCTGTCGCTTGCAGCCCTCCTCCCCAGCCTTTCCTCCCACGCTCTCGAGGTGGATCCTGGCGATTACGAGCCGCTCCCCGTTGGGGCGACCATTGGCGTGGTCTACTACCAGCACGCCACCACGGACAACGCCTACTCCCAGGGGCACAAGACCAGTTCCGATTTCAACCTGACTTCCGATATCGGCATTCTGCGTCTGCTGCACGTCTACCAATTGAGCGAGCGGCTGACCATCGAGCCGCAATTCCTGTTGCCCTTCGGTCATGTCTCAGGCGGTGGCGACGCTTCTGGTTTAGGCGACGCCAGCGGCATCGGCGACCTCATTCTTACAGCGCCACTCAAGTACCGTCTCAACGACGCCAATGACACCCTCGGTGCGACTGCTTACTTGTACGTGCCGACTGGCGACTATGACAAAGACGACGCACTCAACCTTGGCGAGAACCGTTGGAAGGTCGATCTCCAGGCCGCTTACGTCAAGCACTTCTCGGACAAGTGGGCCATCGACCTCGTAGGTGACGCCATCTGGTACGCCGACAACAACGACTTCGGCGCCAGCTCCGCCCGTCGGGAGCAGGACGTTTCCTACGGCGCTCAGTTGATGGGGCGCTACATGCCCAACGAGACAACTGCGCTGGCTATCGGCTTCGGCCACAGTTGGGGCGGGGAAAACCAGATCGATGGAGTCAACCAGGACGACAGGATGGAAAACACCAACGTCCGCGTCACGGCCAGAAAGTTTTTCACCGCCAAGGACCAAATCCAAGTGCAACTTGGACGCGACCTTGCGGTAGAGAACGGCCCCAAGGAGGACTTTCGCATGAACCTGCGCTACGTGCGGGTTTTCTAGATCCGCCCGCCTCCACCAACCGTTGTCCTTATCAACCAAGCGTGTGCCCAACGACGAATTCGACTTGGATCCGTCGCAAGACTTCACATCCCGTAGCAACCGTGCCAACGCGACAGTTGGCTAATGAGATGACCCTCACTCGAAACGGAGAAACCAGGCAATGACCGACCAGCAACCCTCCATGGAAAAACAACCCTCCCTCTATACCCGTCTTGGTGGCTATGACGCTATCTATCAGTTCGCAGGCGCAGTGTTGAGAAAAACAATGGGACACCCCGCCATCGGGCACATCTGGGCCCATATGTCGGAATCAACGTTCCAAAAGGAGCACATCAATTTTGTCGATTTCCTTTCCGAGCACTGGGGTGGAAGCGCCAAATACAGGGGCAGAGACATGGTCACCGCGCACCGCGGGATGGGCCTGACCGAGGTGCACTGGCAAGCCGTGCTCGATTGTCTCGAAGCGTGCTACGACGATTACGGTCTGGCACCGGATCTGCGCAAGGAGGTCAATGACTTCCTCATCAAGTTCAAACCGGCGGTGATTGGGAGCCCCTCCTATCGGGACGTCGTACTCGCGCACCCGGAAATGGACCCAGCCAAGGGAATGAAGAGCGTTGGGGTTTTCTGGCCGAAACCCGGGAAGTCATCTCAGAAACAGACCACGCCTGAATCCGAAAACTGACACGCTCGTCAAAAAACTGAGCCACACCAATGGGGGCGCATCCATGGGGTGCCCTCCATGCTGCAGAGGCTCGCTCCGGCAGCCGACGGTTACCGTGGCGTGGCTAAAAAAACACGGGCACCCGTGTCCCGCTCAACCAAGCGAATGTCCTCCTCAACCAAGCACCGCTCAATTTGCGGAGATAGCTTGATACCAGCCCCGGCCGCGACTTCGCCAATAGTGCACACCGTGCCCGGGCATCCCGAGATGACGTTTGAACAGACA includes:
- a CDS encoding helix-turn-helix domain-containing protein, with the protein product MSQTCQYSTLAVTAPLRFDYWKEVVCHHCLDADSKLLAQSDFDGALEVHSMGVLDICTLSAPLHYWERSAQHLRSDPNDDLWLGFTRSGYGELEQADRRTKLTADDLFLYDASQPFRFSFGGTDNHLVRIPRQLLSQRLPGIADCTAVVLDDRRPGVIPLREMLRQAASMPLGFQNTGVSSRYSSTLLDLLVVSLELQDLKQTHDELDLYGRIMNYIRQYLTEADLSLERIAQAHHVSTRTVTRAFARHQKSPVAEIWKARLLASRDAIERGQVRSISQAALDFGFSDFSHFSHAFRKAFGIAPHTLLRRE
- a CDS encoding phenylacetaldoxime dehydratase family protein, whose translation is MESAIDKHLKCPRTLSRRVHDDYKPPFPMFVGRADENVKQVVMAYLGVQFRDEQRAAALQAMRYIDASFALADGPGNHDLTYHLDNQGYGNFIAVGYWRDPAAYHRWLLSAPVADWWGDEARLSEGLGYFREVIAPRTDQFETLYAFKEDLPGVGAVMDGISGEVEEHGYWGSARDRFAISQTDWMQPTGELQVISGDPTKGGKVVIRGHDNLTLIRSGQDWVEAGEEERALYFTEMLPPLQDGMNFLRDEGQALGCYSNRFVRNVDLDGNLLDIAYDIGHWRSLDKLERWAESHPTHLRIFTTFFRVIGGLSKLRLYHEVSVADGSQQLFEYINCHPQTGMMRDAQVSPT
- a CDS encoding transporter, with amino-acid sequence MKQFRYLSLAALLPSLSSHALEVDPGDYEPLPVGATIGVVYYQHATTDNAYSQGHKTSSDFNLTSDIGILRLLHVYQLSERLTIEPQFLLPFGHVSGGGDASGLGDASGIGDLILTAPLKYRLNDANDTLGATAYLYVPTGDYDKDDALNLGENRWKVDLQAAYVKHFSDKWAIDLVGDAIWYADNNDFGASSARREQDVSYGAQLMGRYMPNETTALAIGFGHSWGGENQIDGVNQDDRMENTNVRVTARKFFTAKDQIQVQLGRDLAVENGPKEDFRMNLRYVRVF
- a CDS encoding group I truncated hemoglobin, whose protein sequence is MTDQQPSMEKQPSLYTRLGGYDAIYQFAGAVLRKTMGHPAIGHIWAHMSESTFQKEHINFVDFLSEHWGGSAKYRGRDMVTAHRGMGLTEVHWQAVLDCLEACYDDYGLAPDLRKEVNDFLIKFKPAVIGSPSYRDVVLAHPEMDPAKGMKSVGVFWPKPGKSSQKQTTPESEN